A region of Periplaneta americana isolate PAMFEO1 chromosome 16, P.americana_PAMFEO1_priV1, whole genome shotgun sequence DNA encodes the following proteins:
- the LOC138691445 gene encoding zinc finger protein ZFP2-like isoform X1, with translation MDIIKMEAEVDPLAIQPYDDVVKEEENPSPDQAGTTKESKDSSSSFKWEVKIEESALPNTLSGIKCEPEEEAFGMVRVKQENKLEVVTDESEILPDSTGGNDMLQVAWTRPGNFLSQNSVGGSRIVSHFYNRSMNNLETQPDIHTNETSFKCIICGLFLQDLQSHRMHLRIHRSEKGFTCDTCGKCFIQYGHLKTHLRTHSGERPFKCDICGKCFVDSSAFRVHGRTHSGEKPYKCDVCGKCFVSSGQLRVHSRTHSGEKPFKCNVCGKCFAHSGYLTVHARTHSGEKPYKCDICSKCFVSSGDLSLHLRAHTGQKPFKCEICGKCFVCSIRLTRHGRTHVSKKSFSCEVCGKCFADAATLRVHARIHSGEKPYKCDVCQKCFISSCELTVHSRTHSGEKPFKCDICGKCFTQSGYLTVHLRTHTGERPYKCDVCGKCFVSSCELTLHSRTHSGEKPFKCDTCGKCFVCSSRLIRHRRIHAAKEPFKCDVCGKCFVSLDQLTVHACIFSS, from the exons ATGGATATTATCAAGATGGAAGCCGAGGTCGATCCTCTGGCAATACAGCCATATGATGACGTTGTTAAAGAAGAGGAAAATCCTTCACCAGAT CAGGCAGGGACAACAAAGGAGAGCAAGGACTCCAGCTCTTCCTTCAAATGGGAAGTCAAAATTGAGGAAAGTGCACTTCCAAATACCCTTTCTGGCATAAAGTGTGAACCAGAG gaaGAGGCATTTGGCATGGTTAGAGTAAAACAGGAGAATAAGCTGGAAGTAGTGACAGATGAATCTGAAATCTTACCTGATAG CACTGGTGGGAATGATATGCTACAGGTGGCGTGGACAAGACCTGGAAATTTTCTCTCTCAGAATTCTGTTGGAGGAAGTAGAATTGTATCTCATTTTTACAATAGAAGTATGAACAATTTGGAAACACAGCCCGACATTCACACGAACGAAACTTCCTTTAAGTGTATTATTTGTGGCCTGTTTCTACAGGATCTTCAAAGTCACAGAATGCATTTGCGCATCCACAGATCTGAAAAGGGATTCACATGCGATACCTGTGGaaaatgttttatacaatatGGACATCTCAAAACCCACTTACGGACACATTCTGGCGAAAGGCCATTTAAATGCGATATATGTGGGAAATGTTTTGTAGATTCTTCTGCTTTCAGAGTTCATGGACGCACACATTCTGGCGAGAAACCTTACAAATGTGACGTTTGTGGGAAATGTTTTGTAAGCTCTGGTCAACTTAGAGTACATTCACGTACTCATTCTGgagaaaagccattcaaatgcaatgtttgtggaaaatgttttgcACATTCGGGTTACCTCACAGTCCATGCTCGTACGCATTCTGGCGAGAAACCTTATAAATGCGACATTTGTAGCAAATGTTTTGTAAGCTCAGGTGACTTGTCATTGCATTTACGTGCACACACTGGTCAGAAACCGTTCAAATGTGAAATTTGTGGGAAATGTTTTGTATGCTCGATTCGTCTCACAAGACACGGTCGCACTCACGTTTCCAAAAAATCATTCAGTTGCGAAGTTTGTGGGAAATGTTTTGCAGATGCAGCTACGTTGAGAGTTCATGCACGTATACATTCTGGCGAGAAACCTTACAAATGTGACGTTTGTCAAAAATGTTTCATAAGTTCTTGTGAACTTACTGTGCATTCACGTACGCATTctggcgaaaagccattcaaGTGCGATATTTGTGGAAAATGCTTCACACAATCCGGTTATCTGACTGTACATTTACGCACGCATACTGGCGAGAGGCCTTACAAATGCGAcgtttgtggaaaatgttttgtAAGTTCGTGCGAGCTGACATTACATTCACGTACGCATTCTGgagagaaaccattcaaatgtgataCTTGTGGGAAATGTTTTGTATGCTCGAGTCGCCTCATAAGGCATCGTCGTATTCATGCTGCGAAGGAACCATTCAAGTGCGATGTTTGTGGGAAATGTTTTGTAAGCTTAGATCAACTCACAGTGCACGCATGTATATTCTCGTCCTAG
- the LOC138691445 gene encoding uncharacterized protein isoform X3, whose protein sequence is MDIIKMEAEVDPLAIQPYDDVVKEEENPSPDQAGTTKESKDSSSSFKWEVKIEESALPNTLSGIKCEPEEEAFGMVRVKQENKLEVVTDESEILPDRKQVYVIIYTPHLEGQVTKVKTGRRQRMKALTWTTPD, encoded by the exons ATGGATATTATCAAGATGGAAGCCGAGGTCGATCCTCTGGCAATACAGCCATATGATGACGTTGTTAAAGAAGAGGAAAATCCTTCACCAGAT CAGGCAGGGACAACAAAGGAGAGCAAGGACTCCAGCTCTTCCTTCAAATGGGAAGTCAAAATTGAGGAAAGTGCACTTCCAAATACCCTTTCTGGCATAAAGTGTGAACCAGAG gaaGAGGCATTTGGCATGGTTAGAGTAAAACAGGAGAATAAGCTGGAAGTAGTGACAGATGAATCTGAAATCTTACCTGATAG GAAGCAAGTGTATGTTATCATTTACACACCCCATCTGGAAGGTCAGGTAACAAAAGTGAAAACCGgaaggagacagagaatgaaggcactgacatggaccacccctgattga
- the LOC138691445 gene encoding zinc finger protein ZFP2-like isoform X2 — protein MDIIKMEAEVDPLAIQPYDDVVKEEENPSPDAGTTKESKDSSSSFKWEVKIEESALPNTLSGIKCEPEEEAFGMVRVKQENKLEVVTDESEILPDSTGGNDMLQVAWTRPGNFLSQNSVGGSRIVSHFYNRSMNNLETQPDIHTNETSFKCIICGLFLQDLQSHRMHLRIHRSEKGFTCDTCGKCFIQYGHLKTHLRTHSGERPFKCDICGKCFVDSSAFRVHGRTHSGEKPYKCDVCGKCFVSSGQLRVHSRTHSGEKPFKCNVCGKCFAHSGYLTVHARTHSGEKPYKCDICSKCFVSSGDLSLHLRAHTGQKPFKCEICGKCFVCSIRLTRHGRTHVSKKSFSCEVCGKCFADAATLRVHARIHSGEKPYKCDVCQKCFISSCELTVHSRTHSGEKPFKCDICGKCFTQSGYLTVHLRTHTGERPYKCDVCGKCFVSSCELTLHSRTHSGEKPFKCDTCGKCFVCSSRLIRHRRIHAAKEPFKCDVCGKCFVSLDQLTVHACIFSS, from the exons ATGGATATTATCAAGATGGAAGCCGAGGTCGATCCTCTGGCAATACAGCCATATGATGACGTTGTTAAAGAAGAGGAAAATCCTTCACCAGAT GCAGGGACAACAAAGGAGAGCAAGGACTCCAGCTCTTCCTTCAAATGGGAAGTCAAAATTGAGGAAAGTGCACTTCCAAATACCCTTTCTGGCATAAAGTGTGAACCAGAG gaaGAGGCATTTGGCATGGTTAGAGTAAAACAGGAGAATAAGCTGGAAGTAGTGACAGATGAATCTGAAATCTTACCTGATAG CACTGGTGGGAATGATATGCTACAGGTGGCGTGGACAAGACCTGGAAATTTTCTCTCTCAGAATTCTGTTGGAGGAAGTAGAATTGTATCTCATTTTTACAATAGAAGTATGAACAATTTGGAAACACAGCCCGACATTCACACGAACGAAACTTCCTTTAAGTGTATTATTTGTGGCCTGTTTCTACAGGATCTTCAAAGTCACAGAATGCATTTGCGCATCCACAGATCTGAAAAGGGATTCACATGCGATACCTGTGGaaaatgttttatacaatatGGACATCTCAAAACCCACTTACGGACACATTCTGGCGAAAGGCCATTTAAATGCGATATATGTGGGAAATGTTTTGTAGATTCTTCTGCTTTCAGAGTTCATGGACGCACACATTCTGGCGAGAAACCTTACAAATGTGACGTTTGTGGGAAATGTTTTGTAAGCTCTGGTCAACTTAGAGTACATTCACGTACTCATTCTGgagaaaagccattcaaatgcaatgtttgtggaaaatgttttgcACATTCGGGTTACCTCACAGTCCATGCTCGTACGCATTCTGGCGAGAAACCTTATAAATGCGACATTTGTAGCAAATGTTTTGTAAGCTCAGGTGACTTGTCATTGCATTTACGTGCACACACTGGTCAGAAACCGTTCAAATGTGAAATTTGTGGGAAATGTTTTGTATGCTCGATTCGTCTCACAAGACACGGTCGCACTCACGTTTCCAAAAAATCATTCAGTTGCGAAGTTTGTGGGAAATGTTTTGCAGATGCAGCTACGTTGAGAGTTCATGCACGTATACATTCTGGCGAGAAACCTTACAAATGTGACGTTTGTCAAAAATGTTTCATAAGTTCTTGTGAACTTACTGTGCATTCACGTACGCATTctggcgaaaagccattcaaGTGCGATATTTGTGGAAAATGCTTCACACAATCCGGTTATCTGACTGTACATTTACGCACGCATACTGGCGAGAGGCCTTACAAATGCGAcgtttgtggaaaatgttttgtAAGTTCGTGCGAGCTGACATTACATTCACGTACGCATTCTGgagagaaaccattcaaatgtgataCTTGTGGGAAATGTTTTGTATGCTCGAGTCGCCTCATAAGGCATCGTCGTATTCATGCTGCGAAGGAACCATTCAAGTGCGATGTTTGTGGGAAATGTTTTGTAAGCTTAGATCAACTCACAGTGCACGCATGTATATTCTCGTCCTAG